The following are from one region of the Poecilia reticulata strain Guanapo linkage group LG7, Guppy_female_1.0+MT, whole genome shotgun sequence genome:
- the LOC103467181 gene encoding glutathione S-transferase Mu 1-like — protein MTMLLAYWDVRGFAGHIRLMLEYTKAKYEEKFYVVGDAPGFDKSGWFNEKFKLELDFPNLPYLIDGNNKVTQSMAILRYLARKNNLCGDTEEQKIRIDMLEQQCLDLRASFVRMCYVDLEGLKPDYLKALPEALKLFSDFLGQRKWFAGDKLTYADFIMYEMLDMQRMFHPPCLDNFKNLKAFLDRFEALDRVSAYLKSDKYIKEPINNRMAQWSFKKVK, from the exons ATGACCATGTTACTGGCTTACTGGGATGTCCGAGGG TTTGCCGGACACATACGGCTCATGCTGGAGTACACCAAGGCCAAGTACGAGGAAAAGTTTTATGTCGTTGGTGATg CCCCAGGTTTTGACAAAAGTGGctggtttaatgaaaaattCAAGCTTGAACTCGACTTCCCCAAC CTGCCCTACCTGATTGATGGAAACAACAAGGTCACACAGAGTATGGCCATCCTGAGGTACCTCGCACGAAAGAACAACCTGT GTGGAGACACGGAGGAGCAGAAGATCAGAATAGACATGCTGGAGCAGCAGTGCTTAGACTTGAGAGCCAGCTTTGTGAGGATGTGCTACGTTGACCTT GAAGGTCTAAAGCCAGACTACTTGAAGGCGCTGCCAGAAGCACTGAAGCTGTTCTCTGACTTCCTGGGACAGAGGAAGTGGTTTGCTGGTGACAAG CTCACCTATGCGGACTTCATCATGTACGAGATGCTGGATATGCAGAGGATGTTCCATCCTCCCTGCTTGGATAATTTCAAGAACCTCAAAGCTTTCTTGGACCGTTTTGAA GCTCTGGACAGGGTTTCTGCCTACTTAAAGTCAGATAAATACATCAAGGAGCCCATCAACAACCGCATGGCCCAGTGGTCATTCAAGAAAGTGAAGTAA
- the LOC103467185 gene encoding glutathione S-transferase Mu 3-like, whose protein sequence is MAMVLAYWDIRGLAQPVRLLLEYTGTAYDEKFYTCGEAPDYDRSCWFGEKEKLGIDFPNLPYLLDGDRKITQSNAIMRYIARKHNLCGETEDEKVRVDLLENQAMDFRNGFVRLCYTDFEKLKPGYLSSLQGTLKQFSDFLGDRKWFAGDKITFVDFVMYELLDQHRMFHSSCLDDFKNLKDFLDRFEALEKIAAYMKSSRFIKTPVNNKMAKWGHKKE, encoded by the exons ATGGCCATGGTTCTAGCTTACTGGGACATTCGCGGG CTCGCCCAGCCCGTCCGCCTCCTCCTGGAGTACACCGGTACTGCATATGATGAAAAGTTTTACACCTGTGGTGAAG CTCCGGACTATGACAGAAGCTGCTGGTTTGGTGAGAAGGAGAAACTTGGAATTGACTTCCCCAAC CTGCCCTACTTGTTAGATGGAGACAGGAAGATAACGCAGAGCAACGCCATAATGAGATACATCGCTCGCAAACACAACCTGT GTGGAGAGACGGAGGATGAAAAGGTCAGAGTGGACTTGCTGGAGAACCAGGCCATGGACTTTAGAAACGGCTTTGTGAGGCTGTGCTACACCGACTTC GAAAAGCTAAAGCCAGGATACCTCAGCTCGCTGCAAGGTACTCTGAAGCAATTCTCCGACTTCCTGggtgacaggaagtggttcGCTGGTGACAAG ATCACCTTTGTGGACTTTGTCATGTATGAGCTGCTGGATCAGCACAGGATGTTTCATTCTTCATGCTTGGACGACTTCAAAAACCTCAAAGATTTCTTGGACCGCTTTGAG GCGCTGGAGAAGATTGCTGCCTACATGAAGTCCAGCAGGTTCATTAAGACTCCCGTCAACAACAAGATGGCCAAATGGGGACACAAGAAGGAGTGA
- the eps8l3b gene encoding epidermal growth factor receptor kinase substrate 8-like protein 3b, translating into MLGNGRPFSYSRGFSQEDFPQRRAFHQDEPKESLLQRNSMSRPSGKSIYMQRKEYAETLHKNPDSFQVRVEHLLICELDGQELKTEDDCVTKLKELDGKSRLWPQEMILEIKGAYVVLCDIETKVEMDSIPLRSIVKTRAVLESCTYNSLLVVTVQEGRRHGPQVFLFQCEETGAEIIKADLDKAVQRGGSDMEPRRMTPDISRQSATSFRRERFSPVQQEENLPPADYVAPQWDNRQPDYRPDSRSYTPQEEMSNYSDFQDSDMAIQRAEMERNTDIFNHILTDVEIFGDKVAEVMNAAPEKESKGKMMKLSKKKKSKSNAPSNLPHWNEYASFLQKIKYGFNLLGQLNGALSNPTADQYVHIFFSFLGNTVSLYPQDIPPSVTSPLLTEEAVRLLSQVLDPQEKQLWMNLGECWSIPRSSWPGNVSPYIPEFYDGWQPPAPLHSPPDPQQNNPLNRNTSQRFPPGPMNNDRNYSPRATIQRSEPRSNGPMRSLPSQYPTEPPLYMRVIYNFSARNMQELTVTQGEVVQVVQKSRPWWLVRNSRNEEGNVPPNILEQVENNESSEQQRWDSRSQVTLDYNSTSAEVKAWLESKNFSRITVSSLGVLTGKLLLGMTKEEIRTVCPEEAGKVFFQLQAVKSQLALSSEPSQMYNHRY; encoded by the exons ATGCTTGGAAACGGCCGACCTTTCTCCTACTCGAG GGGTTTCTCTCAGGAGGACTTCCCTCAGAGACGAGCGTTTCACCAAGATGAGCCCAAAGAATCcctgctgcagagaaacagcaTGTCCAGACCCAGTGGAAAATCCATCTACA tGCAGAGAAAAGAGTATGCAGAGACGCTCCACAAAAACCCAGACAGCTTTCAAGTCAGAGTGGAG CATCTGTTAATCTGTGAGCTGGACGGCCAGGAGCTGAAGACAGAGGATGACTGTGTGACCAAACTCAAGGAGCTGGACGGCAAAAGTCGTCTGTGGCCCCAAGAGATGATCTTAGAGATAAAGGGAGCCTACGTCGTGCTCTGTGACATTGAGACCAAG GTGGAGATGGATTCAATACCTCTGAGGAGCATCGTGAAAACGCGCGCAGTGCTCGAAAGCTGCACCTACAACTCTCTGCTGGTGGTAACCGTGCAGGAAGGCCGCAGGCACGGCCCTCAGGTCTTCCTGTTCCAGTGTGAGGAGACGGGG GCAGAGATCATTAAGGCTGATCTGGACAAGGCAGTACAGAGAGGAGGCAGCGATATGGAGCCACGCAGAATGACGCCTGACATCAG TCGGCAGAGTGCAACCAGTTTCCGGCGGGAAAGGTTCAGTCCtgtgcagcaggaggagaacCTGCCGCCTGCAGACTACGTGGCACCGCAGTGGGACAATAGACAGCCAG ATTACAGACCTGACTCACGTTCCTATACCCCACAAGAAGAGATGTCGAATTATTCCGATTTTCAAGATTCAGACATGGCTATACAGCGAGCGGAGATGGAGAGAAACACG GACAtttttaaccacattttaaCTGATGTGGAGATCTTCGGGGACAAAGTAGCAGAAGTTATGAATGCAGCTCCGGAGAAAGAAAGCAAGGGCAAGATGATGAAgctttcaaagaagaaaaaatccaaatcaaacG CGCCATCCAACCTGCCACACTGGAATGAATATGCCTCATTTcttcagaaaattaaatatggCTTCAATCTGCTG GGCCAGCTGAATGGAGCCCTGAGCAACCCCACCGCTGATCAATATGTGCACATCTTCTTCTCTTTCCTGGGGAAT ACCGTTTCTCTGTATCCCCAAGATATACCTCCATCAGTCACCTCCCCCCTGCTGACAGAGGAGGCTGTGAGGCTCCTCAGTCAAGTTTTGGATCCCCAGGAGAAACAGCTCTGGATGAATCTGGGAGAATGCTGGAGCATTCCCAG GTCTTCCTGGCCGGGCAATGTCAGTCCTTACATACCGGAGTTTTACGACGGCTGGCAGCCTCCTGCACCCCTTCATTCCCCTCCTGATCCTCAGCAGAACAATCCACTGAACAGAAACACCAGCCAGCGCTTCCCGCCCGGACCGATGAACAATGACCGGAACTACTCGCCCAGAGCCACGATTCAGCGCTCTGAG CCCAGGTCCAACGGTCCAATGAGATCACTGCCATCTCAGTA CCCGACCGAGCCTCCGCTCTACATGCGCGTCATATACAACTTCTCAGCAAGGAACATGCAGGAGCTGACCGTCACGCAGGGAGAGGTGGTTCAG GTGGTCCAGAAATCCAGGCCATGGTGGCTTGTTCGAAACTCCCGTAACGAGGAGGGCAACGTTCCTCCAAACATTTTGGAGCAAGTTGAGAACAACGAATCCTCGGAACAGCAGCGG TGGGACTCACGGAGCCAGGTTACTCTCGACTACAACTCCACTTCTGCAGAAGTGAAAGCATGGCTCGAGAGCAAAAATTTCTCTAGAAT CACTGTGTCCAGCCTTGGTGTCCTGACTGGAAAACTGCTTCTGGGAATGACCAAAGAGGAAATCAGGACGGTGTGCCCGGAAGAAGCTGGAAAAGTCTTCTTCCAGCTTCAAGCTGTTAAGTCACAACTTGCA ctctcCAGTGAGCCGTCACAAATGTACAACCACCGCTACTGA
- the atp5pb gene encoding ATP synthase peripheral stalk subunit b, mitochondrial, whose amino-acid sequence MLSRLVFLSANSLKSSGLIGAGLVQASRSLQTSSQRLAPLPPLPEHGGKVRHGLIPEELFEFLYPKTGVTGPYMLGTGLIVYLLSKELYVINHETIYAICVGSIIIYGVKKYGATVAAFIDSINEEKVAKAQAAKDAHISFLTEAIENEKKEQWRVEGRGMLFDAKRNNVAMLLETNYRERQHMVTNEVKRRLDYQIALQHLNRRLQQEHMINWVEKNVIGSITPQQEKESIAKCIADLKVLAKATQAKAAA is encoded by the exons ATGTTGTCCAGACTCGTTTTTCTCTCAG CAAACTCTCTGAAAAGCAGCGGCCTCATTGGAGCTGG tcTGGTTCAGGCGTCTCGCTCCCTCCAAACATCCTCCCAGAGATTGGCCCCCTTACCTCCTTTGCCAGAGCACGGAGGCAAAGTCCGCCATGGCCTCATCCCAGAGGAGCTTTTCGAGTTCCTGTATCCAAAAACTGGAGTCACAG GACCATACATGCTAGGCACTGGGCTTATCGTCTACTTGCTTTCCAAAGAACTCTACGTCATCAACCATGAGACCATATACGCCATCTGCGTTGGCTCAATCATCATCTATGGTGTCAAGAAATATGGTGCAACTGTTgcagcttttattgacagtatAAATGAG GAAAAAGTGGCCAAGGCCCAGGCGGCGAAGGACGCCCACATATCCTTCCTGACTGAGGCGATTGAGAATGAGAAGAAGGAACAGTGGAGAGTTGAGGGACGGGGGATGCTGTTCGACGCCAAGCGG AACAACGTGGCCATGCTGTTGGAGACCAACTACAGGGAGAGGCAACACATGGTGACCAACGAGGTAAAGAGGCGCCTGGACTATCAGATTGCCCTTCAGCACCTGAACCGCCGCCTGCAGCAGGAACATATGATCAACTGGGTGGAGAAGAACGTCATCGGCAGCATCACTCCTCAGCAG GAGAAGGAGAGCATTGCCAAGTGCATTGCAGATCTCAAGGTGCTGGCTAAGGCCACCCAGGCCAAAGCCGCGGCGTAA
- the traf3ip3 gene encoding TRAF3-interacting JNK-activating modulator translates to MEHLDFGATRHFQEREFDRKVDYRAERREHLRGRNNVTLCRSPTRELDTRQIKTQLKQKRQWEFLNRRSLSPEPQSSKCIICSTDLYSLSESHLYRLYRSRSKSEKTLTKTQRFSSSDGHQEMILTPERGSDCPSTNKWVLLWSDSTPATKEEKGQAWKQTSTSATETSQHRKNTQNTSTKTANKTATIHQKSSAQTEKKIRKEISVQTESGFVTVKESEVQRLSDYLQEALWREETVKKKLAVLTEISTNLVNSSDVLWTSRCSEDLLRSKIKVLEAQLQVCRQKFPKDGVKKLMLQMEKQRGTYEEKALAALQKATQDKADALCQAETLQEALVTAQAEALRWQSLYKELMLSSGQLRENHHLSNDQLQQLHTEVQLSRAREAELRGEVTSLRQEKQELQYNICLLEEDNQALRDEIQNLQDGGDEGQSFFVQERLESGDVEPKLTVRRDSQVEEELRLTQEKLQLKEKECEELQTELHAMEQECQSSQARLSQCRDELRQLSHRRRRPMLRNSWWRICLFFLLLLAVAGVAMLWSWHPPFREQVEVLCADIETRIEDYLMEMASPQNSGCFRPI, encoded by the exons ATGGAACACCTGGACTTCGGGGCAACACGACACTTCCAAGAGAGAgagtttgacaggaaagttgaTTATCGAGCGGAGAGACGCGAGCATTTGCGAGGACGCAACAACGTGACTTTGTGCCGAAGTCCCACCAGAGAGCTCGACACGAGACAGATCAAGACGCAGCTGAAGCAGAAGAGGCAGTGGGAGTTCTTGAACCGGAGATCGCTGAGTCCGGAGCCACAGAGCTCAAAGTGCATCATCTGTTCCACGGACCTGTACTCGCTTTCAGAGTCACATCTGTACAGACTCTATAGATCACGGAGCAAATCTGAGAAAACGCTCACAAAAACGCAAaggttttcttcttcagatggGCATCAAGAGATGATTCTAACGCCAGAGAGGGGAAGTGATTGTCCAAGCACCAACAAATGG GTTTTGCTGTGGTCAGATTCAACACCAGCAACGAAAGAGGAGAAAGGTCAGGCATGGAAACAGACGTCTACCTCCGCCACAGAAACCAGCCAACACaggaaaaata CTCAGAACACAAGCACCAAAACAGCGAATAAGACCGCAACGATTCACCAGAAATCATCtgcacaaactgaaaaaaagatacGAAAAGAGATCAGTGTGCAAACAGA GTCCGGGTTCGTCACGGTCAAAGAATCA GAAGTTCAGAGATTATCAGACTACTTGCAG GAAGCCCTGTGGAGAGAGGAGACGGTGAAGAAGAAGCTGGCAGTCCTTACAGAGATCTCCACAAACCTCGTCAACTCATCAGATGTGCTGTGGACG TCTCGCTGCAGTGAGGATCTGCTGAGAAGCAAGATCAAGGTTCTGGAGGCGCAGCTGCAAGTCTGCCGGCAg AAGTTTCCTAAAGATGGAGTGAAGAAGCTGATGCTGCAGATGGAGAAGCAGAGGGGGACGTATGAGGAGAAGGCCTTGGCTGCTCTGCAGAAAGCCACGCAAGACAAAGCTGATGCTCTCTGCCAGGCCGAGACGCTGCAG GAAGCTCTCGTTACGGCGCAAGCAGAGGCACTGAGGTGGCAGAGCCTTTACAAAGAGCTGATGCTGAGCTCTGGACAGCTCAGGGAGAATCATCACCTCAGCAAtgaccagctgcagcagctgcacactGAAGTCCAG CTGTCCAGAGCCAGAGAGGCCGAGCTGAGGGGGGAGGTGACATCGCTGAGGCAGGAAAAGCAGGAGCTTCAGTACAACATCTGCCTCCTGGAGGAGGACAACCAGGCTTTACGAGACGAAATCCAGAACCTTCAAG ACGGGGGCGACGAGGGCCAGAGCTTCTTCGTCCAGGAGCGTCTCGAGTCGGGCGACGTGGAACCAAAGCTGACCGTCAGGAGGGACTCGCAGGTGGAAGAGGAGCTCCGACTCACTCaggagaaactgcagctcaaagAGAAGGAG tgtgaGGAGCTGCAGACGGAGCTGCATGCCATGGAGCAGGAGTGTCAGTCCAGCCAGGCTCGACTGTCGCAGTGCAGAGACGAGCTCCGGCAGCTCAGCCACCGCCGCAGGAGACCG ATGCTGCGCAACTCTTGGTGGAGGATTtgtctcttcttcctcctgctcctcgcTGTGGCAGGGGTTGCCATGTTGTGGTCATGGCATCCCCCTTTCAGGGAGCAAGTAGAGGTCCTGTGCGCAGACATAGAGACAAGAATAGAAGACTATCTCATGGAAATGGCCTCTCCTCAAAACTCCGGCTGTTTTAGGCCAATATGA